Part of the Mycolicibacterium mageritense genome is shown below.
GGTGACACCCTCGGTGTCGAGCGGCACAACGAACGCAGCCGTCTCCGCGTCACGATCGGGCGATCCCAGCTTGGTCAGCACGATGCAGAAGTGCGCAACAGGCGACTGGGTGATCCAGGCTTTCTCACCGGTGATGCTTACGGTCACGGGGTCGACAACGCGGGCCACTGTTCGGCCGGCCCTGATGTCGGTCCCCGAGTGCGGTTCACTCAGCGCGAAGCTGCCGCGCACGGTTCCGTCGATCAGACCTGGCAGCCAGCGGTCCCGCAAATGTGGCGGCGCGTATGCGGCCAGCAGGTAGCCGTGCAGGCGGGAGATCGAGATACCCAGTGCGACAGCGCCAGAATAGGACGCCACCAGTTCAGTGGTCTCGTGCGCCAATGCGAACATGGTCGGATCGATATTGCCGTCTTCGGTGAAAATGAGTCCCTGCAAACCTATTTCGGCAGCAGCAGCTAGCAGGTCGGGAAAGAACTCGCCCGTCAGGTCGATCTCTTGGGCCCGGGGTGCTACTTGGGAGACGCAGAAGTCGTTGACGACTCCCAGGAACTCCTCGGCGTCGGCGTCGAGCTGGGAGGTGAGTGTCATCAGTGATCGACCCCGTTGTCGGCCCACTCATAGCGGATCACCCCGCGCAGGTTCTTGCCGGCCAACAGATCGTCGTAGGCCTCGTTGATCTGTTCGATGCGGTACTCGCGGGTGACGAGGTCATCGAGGTTCAGTTGACCCGAGTCCCAGAGCTTGAGCATCTTGGGGATGTCGTTGCGGGGATTACAGCCACCGTTGAGTGATCCGGTGAGGGTCTTCTGCCACAGCACGAAGTCCGACGGGTTGATCGGAATCTCTGGTTGGTCATGACGGGTCAAGCCCACGACGGCGGCGACGCCACCCTTACGCACCGAGCGAACCGCCTGACCGATGGTCTCGGGCGTCGCAATTGCCTCGAAGGCCTTGTCCGCGCCCACTCCCCACGTCAATTCAGTGACGAATCCAACGGGGTCGGTGACGTTCGGGTTGACTGTGTGGGTAGCACCAAAGATCTTGGCTTGCTCCAACTTCCAGTCATTGGTGTCGCAGGCGATGATGCGTTTGGCGCCGGCGATCCTGGCCCCCTGCACGATGTTCATGCCGATGCCGCCCACGCCGTACACCATGACATCGTCACCAGGTTCGACACCACCGCGATAAATGGCGGTTCCGACGCCGGTGGTGACACCGCAGGCGACGAGGCAGGCACGTTCGAGCCGGTAGTGCGTGCCGACCTTGACGACCGATTGAGCGGGGACCACAGTCCACTCGCTGAACGTCGAGACGAGGCAGAACTGGCCCAGCTGTACGCCGTCGTCGTCGCGGAAACGATAGGTGCCATCAAGCTGCGGCCCCTGCACGGTGTACGCGCCCAGATCACACAGATTCGTCTGACCGTTGGTGCACCACCGGCACGTTCCACACGAGGGAAGGTAGGACATGACGACGTGGTCGCCCGGTGCCACGTGCGTGACATTGGCGCCGACCTGCTCGACAATGCCGGCACCTTCATGGCCGAAAATCATCGGCAGTTGGGCGATTTGATCGCCTGTGACATGGTGCATGTCGGAATGGCAGATCCCGGAGGCGACCAGGTGCACCATCACCTCGTTGGGTGCGGGCTCGCCCAGCTCGACCTCTTTGACGTCGAACGGTGTGTTGAGTCCGTATGTCACTGCGGCGCGGGTACGCATGTTAGTTCTCCTTCTTCGCGGCGGAATCGACGCAATCTCGATGTTGGACAAACAGACCCGGCGACATCACCTTGATTTCGTCGGCGAGCTTGGGCCGGAAGTCCATCAGCGCCACTATTTGGTCGGCAGTCCATCCCGGGGCGACCTCCACCAGCACCGGGCCGTCTTCACCCAGCACGAACACGGCGCGCTCGGTTACGTAGATGACTTCCTGCCCGCGTTCCCGGGCCAATTGGGCATTGAAAGTGATCTGGCGGACCCGGTCGATGAACTTGCAGTGCCGGCCCTCCGCGACAACTCGGGGGCGTCCCTCGGACAGGTCGATCCGCAGTCCACCGGCGGTCAGCGTTCCACAGAACACCACTTTTCGGGCGGCCTGGCTGATGTTGATGAACCCACCGGCACCGAAGATGCGACCGTCAACCAGGGACGAGTTAACGTTCCCGTCCTTGTCGACTTCGGCGAACCCGAGGCACGCGACGTCGAGGCCGCCGCCGTCGTAGAAATCGAACTGCGAGGCATGTTCGATGACCGCTTCGGGGTTCCACGAGACCCCGAAGATGACACCTCGCTCGGGCACGCCACCCACCAAGCCCTGCTCGACCGTCAGGGTGATGTCAGACAGGCGGCCTTCCTCCAAGGCCGTGGTGGCCACACCGTCGGCCATTCCGACGCCGAGATTGACCACCGAGGCAGGTTCGATTTCATCGAGTGCGCGGCGGGCCACCACTTTTCGTTCGCTCAGAGGCATCATGGGCGACTGCCCGAACGGCACGTACACCTCTCCGGAGAAGGCCGGATTGTATTGGGTGATCGCGGTTTGCCACTGGTCTTCCTGGACGACGACGATGTCGACCAGGTGCCCCGGAACCACCACGCTCTTCGGGTTGAGGGTGTGCGGGGCCGCGAGGCGCTTGACTTGTGCAATCACGATTCCACCGCTGTTGCGCGCGGCCGTCGCGGCCGCCAGGACACCGAGTTTGGCGGTCTCGTGTTCGAGCGTGAGGTTGCCGTGTTCGTCGGCGGTAGTGCCGCGGATGAACGCGACATCGAATGCGGGGCTGGGATAGAAGAGGTACTCCTCCCCACGTAACTCCAGGAGTTCGACCAGGTCGGCCGTGGTAGCGGCGTTGAGTTTGCCGCCACCCTGGCGCGGGTCGCAGAACGTGCCGAGACCAACTTTGGTGACAAGCCCTGGCCGTTTAGCCGCGCTTTCCCGAAGGAGCTGGGCGAGCACCCCTTGGGGCAGGTTGTAGCCTTCGATCTCGCCGTCGTGCGCCATCTTCGACAAGGTGGGCGTCATCGCCCAGTGCCCGGCGACTGCGCTGCGGATGAGGCCCGGGATGGCAAGGATGTCCATGCCGGCGCCGGCTCGATCTCCGATGCCGCTGCAGAAGTAGGCCGACAGTTCCGATGGTGTGGCGGTTGCTCGGTACCTGTCGGCGAGCGCATGCAGCAG
Proteins encoded:
- a CDS encoding acyl CoA:acetate/3-ketoacid CoA transferase, whose protein sequence is MRVSQLTKPEILSARDAVDRIPDRARLLIEASGGGVIEPSGLLHALADRYRATATPSELSAYFCSGIGDRAGAGMDILAIPGLIRSAVAGHWAMTPTLSKMAHDGEIEGYNLPQGVLAQLLRESAAKRPGLVTKVGLGTFCDPRQGGGKLNAATTADLVELLELRGEEYLFYPSPAFDVAFIRGTTADEHGNLTLEHETAKLGVLAAATAARNSGGIVIAQVKRLAAPHTLNPKSVVVPGHLVDIVVVQEDQWQTAITQYNPAFSGEVYVPFGQSPMMPLSERKVVARRALDEIEPASVVNLGVGMADGVATTALEEGRLSDITLTVEQGLVGGVPERGVIFGVSWNPEAVIEHASQFDFYDGGGLDVACLGFAEVDKDGNVNSSLVDGRIFGAGGFINISQAARKVVFCGTLTAGGLRIDLSEGRPRVVAEGRHCKFIDRVRQITFNAQLARERGQEVIYVTERAVFVLGEDGPVLVEVAPGWTADQIVALMDFRPKLADEIKVMSPGLFVQHRDCVDSAAKKEN
- a CDS encoding Zn-dependent alcohol dehydrogenase; the protein is MRTRAAVTYGLNTPFDVKEVELGEPAPNEVMVHLVASGICHSDMHHVTGDQIAQLPMIFGHEGAGIVEQVGANVTHVAPGDHVVMSYLPSCGTCRWCTNGQTNLCDLGAYTVQGPQLDGTYRFRDDDGVQLGQFCLVSTFSEWTVVPAQSVVKVGTHYRLERACLVACGVTTGVGTAIYRGGVEPGDDVMVYGVGGIGMNIVQGARIAGAKRIIACDTNDWKLEQAKIFGATHTVNPNVTDPVGFVTELTWGVGADKAFEAIATPETIGQAVRSVRKGGVAAVVGLTRHDQPEIPINPSDFVLWQKTLTGSLNGGCNPRNDIPKMLKLWDSGQLNLDDLVTREYRIEQINEAYDDLLAGKNLRGVIRYEWADNGVDH
- a CDS encoding acyl-CoA dehydrogenase family protein, with amino-acid sequence MTLTSQLDADAEEFLGVVNDFCVSQVAPRAQEIDLTGEFFPDLLAAAAEIGLQGLIFTEDGNIDPTMFALAHETTELVASYSGAVALGISISRLHGYLLAAYAPPHLRDRWLPGLIDGTVRGSFALSEPHSGTDIRAGRTVARVVDPVTVSITGEKAWITQSPVAHFCIVLTKLGSPDRDAETAAFVVPLDTEGVTVGADEPMSGFRGMPMANVHFDDCRIPASWRLDVDGFRGMLEGLNLARLDAGCYGVGFMRAALRETSAYVRDRQAFGKTLADLQIVQEKLGHLHADYLAARSLLREGVASFAAGGGGDAHLISAAKMVASDAAMRHAVEAVQLHGGYGAHLHYPVQRLMRDAKITQIIDGTSEIHALMLGRAAARADWS